The Aliiroseovarius pelagivivens genome contains a region encoding:
- a CDS encoding transglutaminase-like cysteine peptidase gives MTTLSGLGNIRIPGRKIVGAAVLAALASFAAPIDGFASGSDFLKVRGQGAAPPGAQRLCSTYSWACARGTSSGVVTQGQMQVVRTVNSQINRSTPAIEDSQQYGEAERWAMPTSRGGDCEDYALAKKRALIGKGIDPQRLLIATVLDRSRRPHAVLIVRTDEGDMVLDNVTNSIRNWRDTRYVFLRMQDPKRPSRWVNVIAGG, from the coding sequence ATGACCACGCTCTCTGGTCTAGGCAATATTCGTATACCTGGACGCAAAATCGTAGGCGCCGCCGTGTTGGCCGCCTTGGCAAGCTTTGCCGCCCCGATTGATGGATTCGCTAGCGGATCTGATTTCCTGAAAGTACGTGGACAGGGGGCCGCTCCTCCTGGTGCGCAACGCCTGTGTTCCACCTATAGCTGGGCTTGCGCACGCGGGACCTCTAGTGGTGTTGTCACTCAGGGGCAAATGCAGGTTGTCCGTACGGTGAACTCGCAGATTAATCGATCGACTCCGGCGATCGAAGACAGCCAACAGTATGGCGAGGCCGAACGCTGGGCTATGCCCACCAGCCGTGGTGGTGATTGCGAAGACTATGCGTTGGCAAAGAAACGAGCATTGATCGGGAAGGGGATCGACCCGCAACGGTTGCTGATCGCGACTGTACTGGACCGCAGCCGTCGCCCACATGCTGTCCTTATCGTGCGCACTGATGAGGGTGATATGGTTCTGGACAACGTTACCAATTCCATTCGGAACTGGCGTGACACACGCTATGTTTTCTTGCGGATGCAGGACCCTAAACGACCATCGCGCTGGGTGAATGTCATTGCAGGTGGTTGA
- the sufC gene encoding Fe-S cluster assembly ATPase SufC codes for MLKINNLHVKLEEEDKQILKGVDLEVPAGKVHAIMGPNGSGKSTLSYVLSGRDGYEVTEGDATLDGEELLEMEPEERAAAGLFLAFQYPVEIPGVGNMTFLRTAVNAQRKARGEDEMSAADFLKFVRAKAKDLKIDADMLKRPVNVGFSGGEKKRNEILQMAMLEPKMCILDETDSGLDVDAMKLVSEGVNALRDAGRSFLVITHYQRLLDHIKPDVVHIMAAGRIVKSGGPELALEVEHNGYADILAEIDA; via the coding sequence ATGCTTAAAATCAACAACCTGCACGTCAAACTTGAAGAAGAAGACAAGCAGATCCTTAAAGGGGTCGACCTAGAGGTGCCTGCCGGCAAAGTGCATGCGATCATGGGGCCGAACGGCTCGGGCAAGTCGACACTGTCGTATGTATTGTCGGGTCGCGACGGCTATGAAGTGACCGAGGGCGATGCGACGCTGGACGGCGAAGAACTGCTGGAAATGGAGCCGGAAGAGCGCGCCGCTGCGGGTCTGTTTCTGGCCTTCCAATACCCGGTCGAGATCCCCGGCGTGGGCAACATGACTTTCCTGCGGACCGCCGTGAATGCACAGCGTAAAGCGCGTGGCGAAGACGAGATGTCGGCCGCCGACTTCCTGAAATTTGTCCGTGCCAAGGCCAAAGATCTGAAAATCGACGCGGATATGCTGAAACGCCCCGTGAACGTGGGCTTCTCGGGCGGTGAGAAGAAGCGTAACGAGATCCTGCAGATGGCGATGCTGGAACCCAAGATGTGCATCTTGGACGAAACGGATTCGGGTCTGGACGTGGACGCGATGAAGCTGGTGTCGGAAGGCGTAAATGCGCTGCGCGATGCGGGACGTTCGTTCCTTGTGATCACCCACTATCAGCGTCTGCTTGACCATATCAAACCTGACGTGGTGCACATCATGGCTGCTGGCCGCATCGTGAAATCGGGTGGTCCCGAGCTGGCACTGGAAGTTGAGCACAACGGCTATGCCGATATCCTGGCGGAGATCGACGCATGA
- the ctaA gene encoding heme A synthase, whose translation MSKPRSIFEEVSDATPEVRDVPKTGAIERGSGGGGARGAIRVWLMILFAMVAVMVVVGGLTRLTDSGLSITEWAPITGAMPPMDQAAWEAEFAKYQEIPEFKLQNSHMDLEAFKSIYWWEWGHRQLGRFIGLVWAVGFFGFLAARKIPNGWTGRLLFLGALGGLQGAIGWWMVSSGLTGDRVDVASYRLAVHLGLAFIILGFISWYVLLLGRKEASLMAARRLRERKLFGMGTGLLHLAFLQILLGALVAGIDAGRSFVDWPWMGDQFFPPEAFDITPIWRNFFENAGLVQFMHRIVGYVLVIFAVVVWRVSRKSGNQMVRTGFTLACLMIGAQAVLGITTVLQASPLHVALTHQIGAMLVWVLVLNARFLAGYPTEQSIRS comes from the coding sequence ATGTCCAAGCCCCGTAGCATTTTCGAGGAAGTCAGCGACGCCACACCCGAGGTGCGCGATGTTCCAAAGACCGGCGCAATCGAGCGTGGATCGGGCGGCGGCGGCGCGCGTGGAGCCATTCGTGTTTGGCTAATGATCCTGTTCGCAATGGTGGCCGTCATGGTCGTCGTGGGCGGTCTGACACGTTTGACCGATTCTGGTCTGTCGATCACGGAATGGGCGCCGATCACCGGGGCGATGCCTCCGATGGATCAGGCCGCGTGGGAAGCCGAGTTCGCCAAGTATCAGGAAATCCCCGAGTTCAAGCTGCAAAACAGCCATATGGATCTTGAGGCGTTCAAATCAATCTATTGGTGGGAATGGGGCCACCGCCAGCTGGGGCGTTTCATTGGTCTTGTCTGGGCGGTTGGGTTCTTCGGTTTTCTGGCCGCTCGCAAGATCCCAAATGGCTGGACAGGCCGCTTGTTGTTTCTGGGCGCGCTTGGCGGGCTTCAAGGGGCGATTGGCTGGTGGATGGTGTCCTCGGGTCTGACGGGGGACCGCGTGGATGTGGCCTCGTACCGTTTGGCGGTGCATCTGGGGCTAGCTTTCATCATCTTGGGCTTCATTTCATGGTACGTGCTGCTTTTGGGCCGGAAAGAGGCCAGCCTGATGGCTGCCCGCCGCCTGCGCGAGCGTAAGCTGTTTGGCATGGGCACCGGGCTGTTACATCTGGCCTTCCTGCAAATCCTGCTGGGGGCTTTGGTGGCCGGTATCGATGCCGGGCGGTCTTTTGTGGATTGGCCGTGGATGGGCGATCAGTTCTTCCCACCCGAGGCATTCGACATCACACCGATCTGGCGCAACTTCTTTGAAAATGCCGGCCTTGTGCAATTCATGCACCGGATTGTGGGCTATGTGCTTGTCATCTTTGCCGTCGTCGTTTGGCGCGTCTCGCGTAAGTCGGGCAACCAGATGGTGCGTACGGGCTTTACCTTGGCCTGCTTGATGATTGGCGCGCAGGCGGTTCTTGGTATTACAACTGTTCTGCAGGCCTCGCCCTTGCATGTAGCGCTCACCCACCAGATCGGCGCGATGCTGGTTTGGGTTTTGGTCCTGAACGCCCGTTTCCTTGCGGGCTATCCAACTGAACAAAGCATCCGGAGCTGA
- a CDS encoding YIP1 family protein translates to MSVLHDMVQSYRNPRAVFRRRVGDVPREDRALAVLMFACALVFAAQMPRLARQAHETGEELNMLLGATLLGWLFIMPLVLYALGTVSHVIARIFGGKGSSYTARFALFWALLCAAPIWLLWGLVAGFIGPGVQLSLVGLLALVVFVLFWSINLREAERGLIETGKAD, encoded by the coding sequence GTGTCGGTCCTGCATGATATGGTTCAGTCCTATCGCAACCCGCGCGCGGTGTTTCGCCGCCGCGTGGGGGACGTCCCGCGTGAAGATCGGGCGCTGGCGGTTCTGATGTTCGCCTGCGCACTGGTCTTCGCCGCCCAAATGCCACGTCTGGCCCGTCAGGCACATGAAACTGGTGAAGAACTGAACATGCTGCTGGGGGCGACCCTGTTGGGATGGCTCTTCATCATGCCCTTGGTGCTTTATGCGCTGGGGACGGTCAGCCATGTCATTGCCCGGATATTTGGCGGCAAAGGAAGCTCATATACTGCGCGTTTCGCGCTGTTTTGGGCACTTCTCTGCGCGGCTCCGATCTGGCTTCTCTGGGGACTTGTGGCTGGCTTTATCGGCCCAGGTGTCCAATTGTCGCTGGTCGGACTTCTGGCTCTTGTGGTGTTTGTGCTGTTCTGGTCTATCAATCTGCGCGAGGCTGAACGTGGTCTCATTGAAACTGGCAAGGCAGATTGA
- a CDS encoding cysteine desulfurase family protein has translation MSRVYLDWNATTPLRAEAKAAMIEAMELVGNPSSVHAEGRAAKGLIERARKDLAAALGAEGADIIFTSSATEAAALALAGRDLSCAGIEHDAVRSWCNEELVIDGQGAVSVPDPAGSTLQLANSETGIIQKLPAGLLMTDATQAFGKIPFAFNWCGADMAIVSAHKLGGPKGVGALIVKRGTEIEARIKGGGQEMGRRSGTENVIGIAGFAAAAVAAQRDLEAGTWSKVEKLRKILENTIAESANKTIFVGKDANRLPNTSCIVSPGWKGETQVMVMDLAGFAVSAGSACSSGKVKTSAALAAMGFDQEHAGCALRVSLGPLTSETEVRAFAQAWLREHEKFRTRGR, from the coding sequence GTGAGCCGCGTCTATCTGGATTGGAACGCCACAACGCCTTTGCGGGCCGAGGCCAAGGCCGCGATGATCGAGGCGATGGAGCTTGTGGGCAACCCGTCTTCGGTTCATGCCGAGGGCCGTGCTGCGAAAGGGCTGATCGAACGTGCGCGCAAGGATCTGGCGGCGGCGCTAGGGGCCGAAGGGGCGGATATCATCTTTACCTCATCGGCAACCGAGGCAGCCGCGCTTGCGCTTGCAGGGCGTGATCTGTCCTGCGCGGGGATCGAACATGATGCTGTTCGGTCATGGTGCAACGAAGAACTGGTGATTGACGGACAAGGTGCCGTGAGTGTTCCAGATCCCGCAGGCAGTACCCTACAGCTTGCCAATTCAGAAACCGGGATCATTCAGAAACTGCCCGCAGGGTTGCTGATGACTGACGCCACGCAGGCCTTTGGTAAAATCCCATTTGCCTTCAATTGGTGCGGGGCAGATATGGCCATCGTATCGGCCCATAAGCTGGGCGGACCAAAAGGCGTAGGTGCCCTGATCGTCAAGCGCGGCACAGAGATAGAAGCGCGGATCAAAGGAGGCGGGCAGGAAATGGGCCGCCGCTCTGGAACCGAGAACGTCATCGGAATCGCAGGTTTTGCAGCCGCTGCAGTCGCCGCTCAGAGAGATTTGGAGGCAGGCACCTGGTCAAAGGTCGAGAAACTTAGAAAGATTCTAGAAAACACCATTGCGGAATCGGCGAATAAGACTATTTTTGTCGGGAAAGACGCGAACAGGCTTCCCAACACATCGTGTATCGTCTCTCCGGGCTGGAAAGGTGAGACACAGGTGATGGTGATGGACCTGGCCGGATTTGCGGTTTCCGCAGGTTCGGCCTGTTCATCTGGGAAGGTAAAAACCAGCGCTGCCTTGGCGGCAATGGGATTTGATCAGGAACACGCGGGATGCGCTTTGCGCGTCTCGCTTGGACCTTTGACAAGTGAGACGGAAGTCCGGGCTTTTGCACAGGCCTGGCTTCGCGAACATGAGAAATTCCGCACGCGTGGACGTTAG
- a CDS encoding alpha/beta hydrolase has product MPEVIFAGPEGRLEGRYHAQKEKDAPIAIILHPHPQFGGTMNNKVVYNLHYAFHNMGFNVLRFNFRGVGRSQGEYDQGVGELSDAASALDYLQSMNQNAKHCWVAGFSFGAWIGMQLLMRRPEITGFVSVSPPANMYDFSFLAPCPSSGLIINGTADRVAPPADTHTLVNKLHEQKGITVTHEEIPGSGHFFEDDHMDTMITHVDEYVRRRLTETTR; this is encoded by the coding sequence ATGCCCGAAGTGATTTTTGCAGGCCCCGAGGGCCGACTTGAAGGCCGTTATCACGCTCAGAAAGAAAAAGACGCCCCCATCGCCATCATTCTGCATCCGCATCCGCAATTCGGCGGCACGATGAACAACAAGGTCGTCTATAACCTGCACTATGCGTTCCACAACATGGGCTTCAACGTGCTGCGCTTCAACTTCCGTGGCGTCGGCCGTAGCCAAGGTGAATATGATCAGGGCGTCGGTGAACTGTCCGATGCAGCCTCGGCGTTGGATTACCTGCAGTCGATGAACCAGAACGCCAAGCATTGCTGGGTTGCCGGGTTCTCGTTCGGGGCATGGATTGGCATGCAGCTGCTGATGCGCCGCCCAGAAATTACCGGCTTCGTGTCGGTAAGCCCGCCCGCGAATATGTACGACTTCAGCTTCCTGGCACCCTGCCCCAGCTCGGGTCTGATCATCAACGGCACCGCAGACCGCGTGGCTCCGCCTGCTGACACGCATACGCTGGTCAACAAGCTGCATGAACAGAAGGGCATCACCGTCACCCATGAAGAAATTCCAGGGTCGGGTCACTTCTTCGAAGATGATCACATGGATACGATGATCACGCATGTCGACGAATATGTCCGTCGTCGTCTGACCGAGACCACGCGCTGA
- a CDS encoding carboxypeptidase M32 produces MSAFDELMEFARDTQALGEVAGRLGWDQETVMPEGAGPQRAEEMAALEKVLHGRRNDPRIGDWLEAIDEGALDDAGRAQIREIRRARDRAAKVPVALAAELARVTSAAQGKWAEARGADDFAAFRPVLEEVVKLRREEASALADGGDLYDALLDDYEPGITGGDIQTLFDAMRPRLVTLRDKALGAANQPEILVGNWAEKKQLKQSTKLAKTFGYDLTHGRIDKAVHPFSSGSGLDVRITTRTSEEDPFNCFYSTIHEVGHACYEQNIDTAYLLTPIGRGASMGVHESQSRIYENQMGRSRAFTGWLFDQMEKRFGKTPASDADAFYRMVNRLQKGFIRTEADEVQYNLHIMLRFDLERRLIGGQLDVADLETAWNERFAADFGYKVDKASNGVLQDVHWSVGLFGYFPTYALGNIYAGCLYDALREDLPKLDAKLGQGDATYATAWLTDKLQQHGSLRTPRETIEHATGKPVSVEPLLRYLEDKFEGIYFR; encoded by the coding sequence ATGAGCGCCTTTGACGAACTGATGGAATTTGCCCGCGACACTCAAGCTTTGGGCGAGGTTGCAGGACGATTGGGTTGGGATCAGGAAACGGTGATGCCCGAAGGGGCAGGGCCGCAACGTGCTGAAGAAATGGCCGCGCTTGAAAAGGTGCTGCATGGCCGCCGCAACGATCCGCGTATTGGCGATTGGCTGGAGGCTATCGACGAAGGGGCTCTGGACGACGCCGGGCGTGCTCAGATCCGCGAAATCCGCCGTGCGCGCGACCGTGCTGCGAAGGTGCCTGTGGCGCTGGCGGCAGAGCTGGCCCGTGTAACCTCGGCCGCGCAGGGCAAATGGGCCGAAGCGCGGGGGGCAGATGATTTCGCAGCGTTCAGACCGGTTTTGGAAGAGGTCGTCAAACTGCGCCGCGAGGAAGCCAGTGCGCTTGCCGATGGTGGCGATTTGTATGATGCGCTGCTGGACGACTATGAACCGGGCATCACGGGTGGTGACATCCAAACCTTGTTTGATGCGATGCGCCCGCGTTTGGTGACGCTGCGCGACAAGGCGTTGGGGGCCGCTAACCAGCCTGAAATTCTTGTAGGTAACTGGGCCGAAAAGAAGCAGCTGAAACAGTCTACGAAGCTGGCGAAAACCTTTGGCTATGACCTGACCCACGGGCGTATCGACAAGGCGGTGCATCCGTTCAGCTCGGGTTCGGGCCTGGATGTGCGCATCACGACGCGCACCTCGGAAGAGGACCCGTTCAACTGCTTCTATTCCACGATCCACGAGGTCGGGCACGCCTGTTACGAACAAAACATCGACACCGCCTATCTGCTGACGCCCATTGGGCGCGGGGCGTCGATGGGTGTGCATGAAAGCCAATCGCGCATCTATGAGAACCAGATGGGCCGTTCGCGCGCCTTTACTGGATGGTTGTTTGACCAGATGGAAAAGCGGTTCGGAAAGACACCTGCATCAGATGCGGATGCGTTCTATCGGATGGTGAACCGGCTTCAGAAGGGCTTTATCCGCACCGAGGCGGACGAGGTTCAGTACAACTTGCACATTATGCTGCGCTTCGATCTGGAACGTCGCCTGATCGGTGGCCAGCTGGACGTGGCAGATCTTGAGACGGCGTGGAACGAACGGTTTGCAGCCGATTTCGGATACAAGGTCGATAAGGCTTCGAACGGCGTGTTGCAGGATGTGCATTGGTCCGTTGGCCTGTTCGGGTATTTTCCGACCTATGCGCTTGGCAATATCTATGCTGGATGTCTGTATGATGCCCTTCGCGAGGACCTGCCAAAGCTTGACGCAAAGTTGGGGCAGGGGGACGCGACCTATGCGACCGCTTGGTTGACCGACAAGCTGCAACAACATGGAAGTCTGCGTACTCCCCGCGAGACGATCGAGCATGCCACTGGCAAACCTGTCTCGGTCGAGCCGCTGCTTCGCTATCTCGAAGACAAGTTCGAAGGCATCTATTTCCGCTGA
- the sufD gene encoding Fe-S cluster assembly protein SufD: MSTAVKMQAALISADARPASGAWLADARADAASRLATMGLPTRRDEYWKWTRPDSLISAVADTAEVLDYEGEEPLFSDIDRLKVVFVDGVFSAEESDALEGEGLEIERLADAAAKDIHWAKDLYGVLETCGQTPVKRPIAVHNTAMATDGVVIRVTGAVSRPVSLVYRHEDANSDAILHSVIRLEDGAELTLLENGPAAARFSSVLEVDVAKGAAFHHVRAQGRDHDRQAVTHIFARVDAEATFKSFTVTVNGKLTRNECVIDIIGDNAVAHIAGAALGDGAEHEFHHDDTVFITHDAVACESRQVFKKVLKNGAKGVFQGKILVKPDAQKTDGYQKSQSLLLDDDASFQAKPELEIYADDVICSHGSTTGAIDEEALFYLRSRGVPTPIATDLLVLAFLADAIEEIEDEDIAADVTGRLDAWLARRRG; this comes from the coding sequence ATGAGCACCGCTGTGAAAATGCAGGCAGCTCTGATCAGCGCCGACGCGCGCCCGGCCTCGGGGGCTTGGTTGGCGGATGCACGTGCAGATGCCGCAAGCCGTTTGGCTACGATGGGCCTGCCCACGCGCCGGGATGAGTATTGGAAATGGACCCGCCCCGACAGCCTGATCAGCGCCGTCGCGGACACCGCAGAAGTTCTTGATTATGAAGGTGAAGAGCCGCTCTTTAGCGACATTGATCGCCTGAAGGTCGTGTTTGTTGACGGTGTGTTTAGTGCCGAGGAATCTGATGCGCTGGAAGGCGAAGGGCTTGAGATCGAGCGCCTCGCGGATGCGGCAGCCAAGGACATTCACTGGGCAAAAGATTTGTATGGTGTGCTGGAAACCTGTGGGCAAACCCCCGTCAAGCGCCCCATCGCCGTGCACAACACCGCGATGGCCACCGACGGGGTGGTGATCCGGGTTACGGGCGCAGTCAGCCGTCCTGTTAGCCTGGTGTATCGCCACGAAGATGCCAACTCGGATGCGATTTTGCACAGCGTCATTCGGCTGGAAGACGGGGCCGAGCTGACGTTGCTTGAAAACGGTCCAGCCGCTGCGCGGTTCTCGAGTGTTCTCGAGGTGGATGTCGCCAAAGGCGCGGCCTTCCACCATGTGCGTGCGCAGGGCCGTGATCATGACCGTCAGGCCGTAACGCATATCTTCGCGCGGGTTGATGCAGAAGCGACCTTCAAAAGCTTCACCGTGACGGTGAACGGCAAGCTGACGCGCAATGAATGCGTGATCGATATCATCGGGGACAACGCCGTGGCCCATATTGCTGGCGCGGCGCTTGGTGACGGGGCTGAACACGAATTCCATCACGACGACACGGTTTTCATCACGCATGATGCTGTGGCTTGCGAAAGCCGTCAGGTCTTCAAGAAAGTGCTGAAGAACGGTGCAAAAGGTGTGTTCCAAGGCAAGATCCTTGTGAAACCGGACGCGCAAAAAACGGATGGCTATCAGAAGTCCCAGTCGCTTCTTCTGGATGACGATGCGAGCTTCCAGGCAAAGCCCGAGCTTGAGATCTACGCCGATGACGTGATCTGTTCGCATGGGTCCACCACAGGTGCGATCGACGAAGAGGCACTGTTCTATCTGCGTTCGCGTGGCGTTCCGACGCCGATTGCGACCGATCTTCTGGTGCTGGCGTTCTTGGCCGACGCCATCGAAGAGATCGAGGACGAAGATATCGCTGCTGATGTCACCGGGCGTCTGGACGCCTGGCTAGCACGTCGTCGCGGTTGA
- a CDS encoding Rrf2 family transcriptional regulator, translating into MKLSTKGRYAMVALADLAMQDDGALLSLTDLAKRQDISLPYLEQLFVKLRRAGLVDSVRGPGGGYKLARSASDIRVSEILEAVDETVSAMHKGAGASGASSGSRAQSMTNRLWEGLSAHVYVFLHQTRLSDVVRNELTPCPAVPTLFSVVDED; encoded by the coding sequence ATGAAGCTGTCCACAAAAGGCCGATATGCAATGGTTGCGCTGGCGGATCTGGCGATGCAGGACGACGGCGCGCTTCTGTCGCTGACCGATCTGGCCAAACGGCAGGATATTTCCCTTCCCTATCTGGAGCAGCTTTTTGTCAAACTGCGACGCGCAGGGCTGGTGGATAGTGTCCGTGGACCGGGTGGAGGTTACAAGCTGGCCCGTTCGGCATCGGATATTCGCGTTTCCGAAATTCTCGAGGCGGTGGATGAAACCGTTTCGGCCATGCACAAAGGGGCAGGCGCATCCGGCGCGTCCTCGGGCTCGCGTGCGCAATCTATGACCAATCGCCTGTGGGAAGGGCTCTCGGCCCATGTTTATGTGTTCTTGCACCAAACCCGCCTGTCGGATGTGGTGCGGAACGAACTCACCCCATGCCCCGCTGTGCCCACGCTGTTTTCTGTGGTGGACGAAGACTAA
- a CDS encoding heavy metal-binding domain-containing protein, which produces MIITTTPSVEGQSIATYHGIVTGEAILGANIFRDLFAQVRDIVGGRSGAYEVELGKARRTALAEMEEQATQMGANAVVGVDLDYEVINNMLMVSASGTAVTVS; this is translated from the coding sequence ATGATCATCACCACGACCCCATCCGTCGAAGGCCAGTCCATTGCAACCTATCACGGCATCGTCACGGGCGAAGCCATTCTGGGCGCCAATATTTTCCGCGATTTGTTTGCGCAGGTGCGCGACATCGTAGGTGGGCGTTCAGGCGCATATGAGGTTGAGCTTGGCAAGGCGCGTCGGACGGCCTTGGCGGAGATGGAAGAACAAGCGACCCAAATGGGCGCCAATGCGGTCGTGGGCGTGGACCTCGACTATGAAGTGATAAACAACATGTTGATGGTGTCGGCCTCGGGCACGGCTGTCACTGTTTCGTAA
- a CDS encoding YIP1 family protein, whose protein sequence is MQFTPGYLFGMALQTVPEPRKVARDLFNLGLSRETLWTALLLMVILATGISVVADIIFPIDARLMGPVLSSPIILGVVEGAFMFGLTMAIYVIGRLMGGQGSLENAIMTVVWMEFVFLGLQVLTVILTLIAPAMAALLIFASVFIFFWVLTHFTVENHAFQSAGLVFTSILVFMVLAVFALSFILVLLGVEPIQLPAQ, encoded by the coding sequence ATGCAATTTACACCCGGATACCTGTTTGGAATGGCGCTTCAGACCGTGCCAGAGCCGCGCAAGGTCGCGCGTGATCTGTTCAACCTCGGTCTGAGCCGCGAAACCCTGTGGACCGCGCTGCTGCTGATGGTCATATTGGCCACCGGTATAAGCGTTGTGGCCGACATTATTTTCCCGATTGATGCACGGCTTATGGGGCCGGTCTTGTCCAGCCCCATCATATTGGGCGTCGTCGAGGGAGCGTTCATGTTCGGGCTCACCATGGCGATCTATGTGATTGGTCGCTTGATGGGCGGGCAGGGCAGTCTGGAAAACGCGATTATGACCGTGGTCTGGATGGAGTTCGTCTTTCTGGGTTTGCAGGTGTTGACCGTGATCCTGACATTGATCGCACCGGCGATGGCGGCTCTGCTGATCTTTGCCTCGGTCTTTATCTTCTTTTGGGTTTTGACCCATTTCACAGTGGAAAATCATGCGTTCCAGTCGGCTGGGCTCGTCTTTACCTCGATCCTGGTTTTCATGGTTCTGGCTGTGTTTGCTCTGTCCTTTATCTTGGTGCTGCTTGGTGTCGAACCCATCCAATTGCCTGCTCAATGA
- the sufB gene encoding Fe-S cluster assembly protein SufB → MAGVDELIAKEGVEEETVEAVKSLAGAYKYGWETEIEMEYAPKGVNPDIVRLISDKNDEPEWMTEWRLEAFARWEKLDEPSWALLNYPEIDFQDQYYYARPKSMEEKPKSLDDVDPKLLETYKKLGIPLKEQMILAGVEGAEDMPAEGRKVAVDAVFDSVSVGTTFQKELKEAGVIFCSISEAIKEHPELVKKYLGSVVPVSDNYYATLNSAVFSDGSFVYIPPNTRCPMELSTYFRINAENTGQFERTLIIADKGSYVSYLEGCTAPQRDTAQLHAAVVEIIIEEDAEVKYSTVQNWFPGDENGKGGIYNFVTKRADCRGDRSKVMWTQVETGSAVTWKYPSCILRGAESQGEFYSIAITNNYQQADTGTKMVHLGRDTKSRIVSKGISAGKAQNTYRGLVSMHPKAKNSRNYTQCDSLLIGDQCGAHTVPYIEVKNNSSRVEHEATTSKVDEEQMFYCRQRGMDEEEAVALIVNGFAKEVLQALPMEFAMEAQQLVAISLEGSVG, encoded by the coding sequence GTGGCCGGTGTGGATGAACTGATCGCCAAGGAAGGCGTTGAAGAGGAAACCGTAGAAGCGGTAAAATCGCTTGCCGGGGCCTATAAATACGGCTGGGAAACCGAGATCGAGATGGAATACGCCCCCAAAGGCGTGAACCCCGATATCGTCCGGCTGATCTCAGACAAGAACGACGAACCCGAGTGGATGACCGAATGGCGTCTCGAGGCGTTCGCGCGCTGGGAAAAGCTGGACGAGCCGAGCTGGGCGCTGCTGAACTATCCGGAAATCGATTTTCAGGACCAGTATTATTATGCCCGTCCCAAGTCGATGGAAGAAAAGCCCAAGTCGCTTGATGATGTAGATCCCAAGCTTCTGGAAACATACAAGAAACTGGGCATTCCGCTGAAAGAGCAGATGATCCTAGCCGGCGTCGAAGGCGCCGAGGATATGCCCGCAGAAGGCCGCAAGGTCGCCGTGGACGCTGTGTTTGACAGTGTGTCGGTCGGCACCACCTTCCAAAAAGAGCTAAAAGAGGCGGGCGTAATTTTCTGCTCGATCTCGGAAGCGATTAAAGAGCATCCGGAGCTGGTGAAAAAGTACCTGGGCTCGGTCGTGCCGGTCTCGGACAACTACTATGCGACGCTGAACTCGGCCGTGTTCTCGGACGGATCGTTCGTTTACATCCCGCCCAACACGCGCTGCCCGATGGAGCTGTCGACCTATTTCCGTATCAACGCGGAAAACACCGGCCAGTTCGAACGTACGCTGATCATCGCCGATAAAGGCAGCTATGTCAGCTATTTGGAAGGCTGTACCGCGCCGCAGCGTGACACCGCCCAGCTGCACGCCGCCGTGGTTGAGATCATCATCGAAGAAGACGCCGAAGTGAAATACTCGACCGTTCAGAACTGGTTCCCCGGTGATGAAAACGGCAAGGGTGGCATCTATAACTTCGTGACGAAGCGTGCGGATTGCCGTGGCGACCGCTCGAAAGTGATGTGGACGCAGGTGGAAACCGGATCAGCGGTGACGTGGAAATACCCGTCCTGCATCCTGCGCGGAGCCGAAAGCCAGGGCGAGTTTTACTCGATCGCGATCACCAACAACTATCAGCAGGCCGATACCGGCACAAAGATGGTGCATCTGGGCCGTGATACGAAATCGCGCATCGTGTCCAAGGGGATCTCGGCGGGTAAGGCGCAGAACACCTATCGTGGTCTTGTGTCGATGCACCCGAAAGCCAAAAACTCTCGCAACTATACGCAGTGTGACAGTTTGCTGATCGGCGACCAGTGCGGGGCGCACACGGTTCCCTATATCGAGGTGAAGAACAACTCATCCCGCGTTGAGCACGAGGCAACCACATCCAAGGTGGACGAAGAACAGATGTTCTATTGCCGCCAGCGGGGCATGGACGAAGAAGAGGCCGTGGCCCTGATCGTCAACGGCTTTGCCAAGGAAGTGCTGCAAGCCCTGCCGATGGAATTTGCCATGGAAGCGCAACAGCTTGTGGCGATCTCGCTTGAAGGGTCGGTTGGATGA